From Gouania willdenowi chromosome 18, fGouWil2.1, whole genome shotgun sequence, one genomic window encodes:
- the shroom4 gene encoding protein Shroom4 isoform X2 — protein sequence MQLHPGSYALSWHTSDNSDLSMQWGHLSRPYSSTDRSSSLGSVESLDTPTPTTQPYSDSHNSPVDPTLFNNKRDSAYSSFSASSNTSDYATVPLRPGEACSMENLLQSLGPACPEYPTVRESSGEAMEEAQLIAQKTRSLTRSRPRDVEVKERPSSCCFEQELRGLDFIRNGDAEMEIQMNPPQPPTRKDSFKATRGRPHSAINRCTSAPIENSRVYCPYEENKSSCMTGISGVHNGSTAEDNRGSGPLNHDSFDSHCVENQTNLIKQIRNVDKDYNSDHLSDPVTTYIVSNPSPGSGSLTSKSSVEVEGQSFIRHSKTKHTSTGLHRHSAPEKLLATQLQLLQLNCNGSSLEPFNLSHPSDTSSSQSSSQWSQPLVEPTPEISPNASLNKWEGNRSSTPGSVFLQGDGEDSSPCERPDGICHNGESLLPAEHHVTWGRSVSVPGEPTGTSTKEDLSCDHVLQNNFVPLSAAASVDSLLEEQRAMERERSGGKNEENAERETKKQNSSRNHRRNRRRSERFATNLRNEIQRKKAQLQRSRGPGGLLGSGEIVQEEEDLDTNEDEQAPDLALQERGTKVTFASPAVIKDSSSVAPFQTSNSSNEPNYEGFQSITCSRSVQILDPGVPSFGVGIRVVEEPAPAGKARRWRWTPEHKLQPEQEQNRLRAIPNERVLGLTGSRHGVCAMTSSSSSYGRSSSVSRKEETDLLPFADRMKFFEETSKGVCNLSYRSKKPSHNPKHHEGEFSQPSTQRRYSYQGGILQESGPLPNSIEARRQSMSTSRERQKEKERESREREERASEREREERLRETERRLEKERREKELEMEKTRRKEIQWQMEREERLRQWEREREREIQLEREKEMERTKEMERLRMEREQFEMEREEDSHFNFCHFNGISSLKERNKDFQHKENLYCSSPPRPRASSHSLNHNQGPPSAFYPVSTSAQLDLHQGYTTRSYTPTEPYSSAGQQETTKLNRKYSLTERDYVSWRWESPLEGSTQHPPPQEGRWGRDDHSRFSSAPLSLRGRAMSENDLCFDSSHRWSPSVSMTTSQTLSEVEEGDAPGSAEKSKKKTPPPPRPPPPNWEQFHRRRASHHTLFTSCAPQPLPPVPPFVPSPDSSSRQRSYSLPPERPEASDGCPRCTCNQSSRDAAFNHASSNQNQPMESFTVAPPSPMFSRRAFRPVAPPPRHPESDFPFLPPPPPPVENNVNSLPHGPTLRPAAQWDGAPPPRGGVCCVFTPPFSHSDEPPQTLEPGTESEATLSPSPAHSLDAELNVPMETDIDDFQEEELPAGEAAISSELPCFALPVTVLETDIDSLPEPEGEGAAESGSVEKELEENRSQVLSLEEELFPQSGEGESGTESWGGAPETLENNTDSLDRRSVSSSCSSYYSTSTAKAQILSQMKDVTDNTEHGERDELSYKKQLMESLRKKLSVLREAQRGLQEDIRANCMLGEEIENMVVSVCKPNEVDKFRMFIGDLDKVVSLLLSLSGRLLRVETSLENLDSEADLQERRPLQEKKRQLMRQLSEAQDLKEHVDRREQAVSRVLGSCLTTDQHRDYSHFVKMKAALLVEQKQLEDKIRLGEEQLRGLRESLGLGLGLGVGMLMGYGHY from the exons TGACTTGTCCATGCAGTGGGGTCATCTATCCAGACCTTACTCCTCCACAGACCGAAGCAGTTCCTTGGGCTCCGTGGAAAGCTTGGACACGCCGACACCCACCACTCAGCCTTACTCGGACTCCCACAACTCACCTGTCGACCCTACCCTGTTTAACAATAAGAGAGACTCTGCCTATAGCTCCTTCTCCGCTAGCTCCAACACGTCCGACTACGCAACAGTGCCGCTAAGGCCCGGTGAAGCCTGCTCCATGGAAAACCTGCTCCAGAGTCTTGGACCAGCTTGTCCAGAATACCCAACTGTAAGAGAATCATCGGGTGAGGCCATGGAAGAGGCACAGCTGATTGCACAAAAGACCAGATCCCTTACCAGGTCCAGACCCAGAGATGTAGAGGTAAAGGAGAGGCCTTCATCGTGCTGTTTTGAGCAAGAGTTGAGGGGATTGGACTTCATAAGAAATGGAGATGCTGAGATGGAGATACAAATGAATCCACCTCAGCCTCCAACAAGGAAGGACAGTTTTAAGGCAACCCGGGGTCGCCCCCATTCTGCCATTAATCGTTGCACTTCGGCCCCTATTGAAAACTCAAGGGTTTATTGTCCCTATGAGGAAAACAAGTCCTCCTGTATGACTGGGATCTCAGGAGTTCATAATGGCTCCACAGCAGAAGACAATAGGGGTTCTGGGCCACTCAATCATGATTCCTTTGATTCACACTGTGTGGAAAATCAAACAAATCTCATCAAACAAATAAGGAATGTTGATAAAGACTACAATTCAGATCATCTATCAGATCCTGTTACTACCTACATAGTGTCCAACCCTTCCCCTGGTTCTGGTTCCTTAACTTCAAAGTCCTCCGTTGAAGTTGAAGGACAGTCTTTTATCCGTCACTCAAAGACCAAGCACACATCTACTGGGCTACACAGGCACAGCGCCCCAGAGAAACTCCTCGCTACGCAACTACagttattacaattaaattgtaaCGGTTCTTCTTTGGAGCCTTTCAATCTGTCACATCCGTCTGATACTTCTTCCTCCCAGTCGAGCAGTCAGTGGTCTCAACCATTGGTTGAACCCACACCAGAAATTTCACCCAACGCCTCCTTAAACAAATGGGAAGGAAATCGGAGCTCAACTCCTGGATCTGTGTTTCTTCAAGGTGACGGTGAAGATAGTAGTCCATGTGAGAGGCCGGATGGGATATGTCACAACGGTGAATCGCTCTTACCTGCTGAACATCATGTCACTTGGGGTCGTTCTGTCAGTGTTCCAGGGGAACCAACGGGAACTTCAACAAAGGAGGACTTAAGCTGTGATCATGTGCTGCAGAACAACTTTGTACCCCTTAGTGCTGCTGCCAGTGTCGATTCTCTACTGGAGGAGCAAAGAGCGATGGAAAGGGAAAGAAGTGGTGGAAAAAATGAGGAGAATGCAGAAAGAGAGACGAAAAAGCAGAATTCTTCCAGAAACCACCGCCGAAACCGACGTCGCAGTGAGCGCTTTGCCACCAACCTCCGCAACGAGATCCAGAGGAAAAAAGCCCAGCTTCAGCGCAGTCGTGGCCCAGGAGGATTACTTGGTAGTGGAGAAATTGTCCAGGAGGAAGAGGACTTAGATACTAATGAAGATGAGCAGGCCCCAGACCTTGCTCTACAGGAAAGGGGTACCAAAGTTACATTTGCCTCACCGGCAGTCATCAAAGATTCCTCGAGCGTGGCACCATTCCAGACTTCAAACAGCTCAAATGAACCCAACTATGAAGGCTTCCAGTCAATCACCTGCTCCAGGTCTGTCCAGATTCTTGATCCTGGCGTTCCTAGTTTTGGTGTTGGCATCCGGGTTGTGGAGGAGCCGGCTCCTGCTGGCAAGGCCAGGAGATGGCGCTGGACACCTGAACATAAACTTCAACCTGAACAAGAACAAAACCGCCTAAGGGCCATCCCAAATGAGCGAGTGTTAGGGCTCACAGGGTCACGTCATGGAGTATGTGCTATGACTTCTTCATCTTCCTCCTACGGTCGCTCTTCGTCAGTTTCCCGAAAGGAGGAGACGGATCTTCTTCCATTTGCCGACAGGATGAAGTTTTTTGAGGAGACGAGCAAAGGTGTGTGTAATCTGAGTTATAGGTCAAAGAAACCCTCTCACAATCCTAAACACCACGAGGGAGAGTTCAGCCAACCTTCTACCCAAAGAAGATACTCCTATCAGGGGGGAATCCTGCAGGAAAGTGGCCCGCTTCCTAACTCCATCGAAGCCAGAAGGCAGTCAATGAGCACGTCGAGGGAAAGGCAGAAAGAGAAGGAAAGAGAAAGCAGAGAGCGGGAGGAGAGGGCCAGTGAAAGAGAACGGGAGGAACGGCTGAGAGAAACCGAGAGAAGGCTGGAAAAAGAAAGACGGGAGAAGGAATTAGAGATGGAGAAGACAAGACGGAAGGAGATTCAATGGCAGATGGAGAGAGAAGAGAGGCTCAGACAGTGGGAGAGGGAAAGAGAGCGAGAAATCCAgttggagagagagaaagagatggAGAGAACCAAAGAGATGGAGCGTCTCAGGATGGAAAGAGAGCAGTTTGAAATGGAAAGGGAAGAAGATTCCCACTTTAACTTTTGTCACTTTAACGGCATCTCGAGTTTAAAGGAAAGAAACAAAGATTTCCAACACAAGGAGAACCTTTACTGCAGCTCCCCACCAAGGCCTCGGGCTTCCTCACATAGCCTCAACCACAACCAAGGACCGCCATCGGCTTTCTACCCAGTGAGCACCTCCGCTCAGCTGGATCTGCATCAGGGATACACAACAAGGAGCTACACACCTACAGAG CCATATTCTTCAGCCGGGCAGCAGGAAACCACTAAACTCAACAGGAAATACAGCCTGACCGAGAG AGATTATGTGAGTTGGCGGTGGGAGTccccactagagggcagcactCAGCACCCACCCCCCCAGGAGGGGCGCTGGGGCCGTGATGACCACAGCAGGTTCTCCTCCGCTCCTTTGTCGCTGCGAGGCCGAGCCATGTCTGAAAACGACCTCTGCTTCGACAGCAGCCACCGCTGGTCGCCCTCTGTCTCCATGACAACCAGCCAGACCCTGAGCGAGGTGGAGGAAGGAGACGCACCGGGAAGCGCCgaaaaaagcaagaaaaagaCCCCTCCCCCGCCAAGACCGCCGCCGCCCAACTGGGAGCAGTTCCACCGCCGACGAGCGTCCCACCACACGCTGTTTACATCCTGTGCTCCTCAGCCCCTCCCCCCAGTCCCTCCCTTTGTCCCTTCCCCAGACTCCTCCTCCAGGCAGAGGTCCTACAGCCTCCCCCCGGAGAGACCGGAGGCGTCCGATGGGTGTCCACGATGCACCTGCAACCAATCATCCCGGGACGCCGCCTTTAATCACGCCTCATCCAATCAGAACCAGCCTATGGAATCCTTCACCGTTGCCCCACCCAGTCCCATGTTCTCCAGGAGGGCTTTCAGGCCAGTGGCTCCGCCTCCAAGACACCCAGAGTCTGACTTTCCTTTTCTGCCTCCACCTCCTCCGCCTGTGGAGAACAATGTGAACAG TTTACCTCACGGACCAACGCTAAGGCCTGCAGCCCAGTGGGACGGAGCCCCGCCTCCAAGGGGTGGAGTCTGCTGTGTCTTCACTCCTCCCTTCAGTCATAGTGATGAACCACCGCAGACCCTTGAACCAGGGACCGAGTCCGAGGCAACCCTGAGCCCGAGCCCCGCCCACAGCCTGGATGCCGAGCTCAACGTTCCCATGGAAACGGACATCGACGACTtccaggaggaggagcttcCAGCGGGTGAGGCAGCGATAAGCAGTGAGCTGCCGTGCTTCGCTTTGCCCGTCACCGTCTTAGAGACGGACATCGACTCGCTCCCGGAGCCGGAGGGCGAGGGGGCGGCCGAGAGCGGGTCGGTGGAGAAGGAGCTCGAGGAGAACCGGAGCCAAGTCCTGAGCCTGGAGGAGGAGCTCTTCCCTCAGAGCGGAGAGGGTGAGTCGGGCACGGAGAGCTGGGGAGGAGCCCCAGAGACCCTGGAGAACAACACGGACAGCCTGGACAG GCGTTCCGTGAGCTCCAGCTGCTCGTCCTATTACAGCACGTCCACCGCCAAAGCTCAGATTCTCTCACAGATGAAAGACGTCACCGACAACACGGAGCACGGCGAGCGCGACGAGCTGTCCTACAAG AAACAGCTGATGGAGAGTCTGCGTAAGAAGCTCAGCGTGTTGAGGGAGGCTCAGAGAGGCCTGCAGGAGGACATCAGAGCCAACTGCATGCTGGGAGaggag ATTGAgaacatggtggtgtctgtGTGCAAACCCAACGAGGTGGATAAGTTCCGGATGTTCATTGGAGACCTGGACAAGGTGGTGAGTCTGCTGCTGTCTCTGTCTGGGAGGCTGCTGAGGGTGGAGACCTCACTGGAGAACCTGGACTCTGAAGCTGACCTCCAGGAGAGG cgCCCTCTGCAGGAGAAGAAGCGTCAGCTGATGAGGCAGCTCTCTGAGGCCCAGGACCTGAAGGAGCACGTGGACCGTAGAGAGCAGGCGGTCAGCAGAGTGCTGGGCAGCTGTCTGACCACGGACCAGCACCGGGACTACAG CCACTTTGTGAAGATGAAGGCGGCTCTGCTGGTGGAGCAGAAACAGCTGGAGGACAAGATCCGCCTGGGGGAGGAGCAGCTACGAGGGCTGAGGGAGAGCCTGGGACTGGGACTTGGCCTGGGAGTGGGAATGCTGATGGGATACGGACACTATTAG
- the shroom4 gene encoding protein Shroom4 isoform X1, giving the protein METVEQLVSFHHIQVQLSGGAPWGFTVKGGLEHGEPLIITKIEDGGKADHCKKLKVGDELININGSALYGSRQEALILIKGSYRILKLTVRRRSVPLLRPHSWHLSKLSELPPPPPPPPPSPPPPPRHPPAESPPLPPPPPPTAMQLHPGSYALSWHTSDNSDLSMQWGHLSRPYSSTDRSSSLGSVESLDTPTPTTQPYSDSHNSPVDPTLFNNKRDSAYSSFSASSNTSDYATVPLRPGEACSMENLLQSLGPACPEYPTVRESSGEAMEEAQLIAQKTRSLTRSRPRDVEVKERPSSCCFEQELRGLDFIRNGDAEMEIQMNPPQPPTRKDSFKATRGRPHSAINRCTSAPIENSRVYCPYEENKSSCMTGISGVHNGSTAEDNRGSGPLNHDSFDSHCVENQTNLIKQIRNVDKDYNSDHLSDPVTTYIVSNPSPGSGSLTSKSSVEVEGQSFIRHSKTKHTSTGLHRHSAPEKLLATQLQLLQLNCNGSSLEPFNLSHPSDTSSSQSSSQWSQPLVEPTPEISPNASLNKWEGNRSSTPGSVFLQGDGEDSSPCERPDGICHNGESLLPAEHHVTWGRSVSVPGEPTGTSTKEDLSCDHVLQNNFVPLSAAASVDSLLEEQRAMERERSGGKNEENAERETKKQNSSRNHRRNRRRSERFATNLRNEIQRKKAQLQRSRGPGGLLGSGEIVQEEEDLDTNEDEQAPDLALQERGTKVTFASPAVIKDSSSVAPFQTSNSSNEPNYEGFQSITCSRSVQILDPGVPSFGVGIRVVEEPAPAGKARRWRWTPEHKLQPEQEQNRLRAIPNERVLGLTGSRHGVCAMTSSSSSYGRSSSVSRKEETDLLPFADRMKFFEETSKGVCNLSYRSKKPSHNPKHHEGEFSQPSTQRRYSYQGGILQESGPLPNSIEARRQSMSTSRERQKEKERESREREERASEREREERLRETERRLEKERREKELEMEKTRRKEIQWQMEREERLRQWEREREREIQLEREKEMERTKEMERLRMEREQFEMEREEDSHFNFCHFNGISSLKERNKDFQHKENLYCSSPPRPRASSHSLNHNQGPPSAFYPVSTSAQLDLHQGYTTRSYTPTEPYSSAGQQETTKLNRKYSLTERDYVSWRWESPLEGSTQHPPPQEGRWGRDDHSRFSSAPLSLRGRAMSENDLCFDSSHRWSPSVSMTTSQTLSEVEEGDAPGSAEKSKKKTPPPPRPPPPNWEQFHRRRASHHTLFTSCAPQPLPPVPPFVPSPDSSSRQRSYSLPPERPEASDGCPRCTCNQSSRDAAFNHASSNQNQPMESFTVAPPSPMFSRRAFRPVAPPPRHPESDFPFLPPPPPPVENNVNSLPHGPTLRPAAQWDGAPPPRGGVCCVFTPPFSHSDEPPQTLEPGTESEATLSPSPAHSLDAELNVPMETDIDDFQEEELPAGEAAISSELPCFALPVTVLETDIDSLPEPEGEGAAESGSVEKELEENRSQVLSLEEELFPQSGEGESGTESWGGAPETLENNTDSLDRRSVSSSCSSYYSTSTAKAQILSQMKDVTDNTEHGERDELSYKKQLMESLRKKLSVLREAQRGLQEDIRANCMLGEEIENMVVSVCKPNEVDKFRMFIGDLDKVVSLLLSLSGRLLRVETSLENLDSEADLQERRPLQEKKRQLMRQLSEAQDLKEHVDRREQAVSRVLGSCLTTDQHRDYSHFVKMKAALLVEQKQLEDKIRLGEEQLRGLRESLGLGLGLGVGMLMGYGHY; this is encoded by the exons TGACTTGTCCATGCAGTGGGGTCATCTATCCAGACCTTACTCCTCCACAGACCGAAGCAGTTCCTTGGGCTCCGTGGAAAGCTTGGACACGCCGACACCCACCACTCAGCCTTACTCGGACTCCCACAACTCACCTGTCGACCCTACCCTGTTTAACAATAAGAGAGACTCTGCCTATAGCTCCTTCTCCGCTAGCTCCAACACGTCCGACTACGCAACAGTGCCGCTAAGGCCCGGTGAAGCCTGCTCCATGGAAAACCTGCTCCAGAGTCTTGGACCAGCTTGTCCAGAATACCCAACTGTAAGAGAATCATCGGGTGAGGCCATGGAAGAGGCACAGCTGATTGCACAAAAGACCAGATCCCTTACCAGGTCCAGACCCAGAGATGTAGAGGTAAAGGAGAGGCCTTCATCGTGCTGTTTTGAGCAAGAGTTGAGGGGATTGGACTTCATAAGAAATGGAGATGCTGAGATGGAGATACAAATGAATCCACCTCAGCCTCCAACAAGGAAGGACAGTTTTAAGGCAACCCGGGGTCGCCCCCATTCTGCCATTAATCGTTGCACTTCGGCCCCTATTGAAAACTCAAGGGTTTATTGTCCCTATGAGGAAAACAAGTCCTCCTGTATGACTGGGATCTCAGGAGTTCATAATGGCTCCACAGCAGAAGACAATAGGGGTTCTGGGCCACTCAATCATGATTCCTTTGATTCACACTGTGTGGAAAATCAAACAAATCTCATCAAACAAATAAGGAATGTTGATAAAGACTACAATTCAGATCATCTATCAGATCCTGTTACTACCTACATAGTGTCCAACCCTTCCCCTGGTTCTGGTTCCTTAACTTCAAAGTCCTCCGTTGAAGTTGAAGGACAGTCTTTTATCCGTCACTCAAAGACCAAGCACACATCTACTGGGCTACACAGGCACAGCGCCCCAGAGAAACTCCTCGCTACGCAACTACagttattacaattaaattgtaaCGGTTCTTCTTTGGAGCCTTTCAATCTGTCACATCCGTCTGATACTTCTTCCTCCCAGTCGAGCAGTCAGTGGTCTCAACCATTGGTTGAACCCACACCAGAAATTTCACCCAACGCCTCCTTAAACAAATGGGAAGGAAATCGGAGCTCAACTCCTGGATCTGTGTTTCTTCAAGGTGACGGTGAAGATAGTAGTCCATGTGAGAGGCCGGATGGGATATGTCACAACGGTGAATCGCTCTTACCTGCTGAACATCATGTCACTTGGGGTCGTTCTGTCAGTGTTCCAGGGGAACCAACGGGAACTTCAACAAAGGAGGACTTAAGCTGTGATCATGTGCTGCAGAACAACTTTGTACCCCTTAGTGCTGCTGCCAGTGTCGATTCTCTACTGGAGGAGCAAAGAGCGATGGAAAGGGAAAGAAGTGGTGGAAAAAATGAGGAGAATGCAGAAAGAGAGACGAAAAAGCAGAATTCTTCCAGAAACCACCGCCGAAACCGACGTCGCAGTGAGCGCTTTGCCACCAACCTCCGCAACGAGATCCAGAGGAAAAAAGCCCAGCTTCAGCGCAGTCGTGGCCCAGGAGGATTACTTGGTAGTGGAGAAATTGTCCAGGAGGAAGAGGACTTAGATACTAATGAAGATGAGCAGGCCCCAGACCTTGCTCTACAGGAAAGGGGTACCAAAGTTACATTTGCCTCACCGGCAGTCATCAAAGATTCCTCGAGCGTGGCACCATTCCAGACTTCAAACAGCTCAAATGAACCCAACTATGAAGGCTTCCAGTCAATCACCTGCTCCAGGTCTGTCCAGATTCTTGATCCTGGCGTTCCTAGTTTTGGTGTTGGCATCCGGGTTGTGGAGGAGCCGGCTCCTGCTGGCAAGGCCAGGAGATGGCGCTGGACACCTGAACATAAACTTCAACCTGAACAAGAACAAAACCGCCTAAGGGCCATCCCAAATGAGCGAGTGTTAGGGCTCACAGGGTCACGTCATGGAGTATGTGCTATGACTTCTTCATCTTCCTCCTACGGTCGCTCTTCGTCAGTTTCCCGAAAGGAGGAGACGGATCTTCTTCCATTTGCCGACAGGATGAAGTTTTTTGAGGAGACGAGCAAAGGTGTGTGTAATCTGAGTTATAGGTCAAAGAAACCCTCTCACAATCCTAAACACCACGAGGGAGAGTTCAGCCAACCTTCTACCCAAAGAAGATACTCCTATCAGGGGGGAATCCTGCAGGAAAGTGGCCCGCTTCCTAACTCCATCGAAGCCAGAAGGCAGTCAATGAGCACGTCGAGGGAAAGGCAGAAAGAGAAGGAAAGAGAAAGCAGAGAGCGGGAGGAGAGGGCCAGTGAAAGAGAACGGGAGGAACGGCTGAGAGAAACCGAGAGAAGGCTGGAAAAAGAAAGACGGGAGAAGGAATTAGAGATGGAGAAGACAAGACGGAAGGAGATTCAATGGCAGATGGAGAGAGAAGAGAGGCTCAGACAGTGGGAGAGGGAAAGAGAGCGAGAAATCCAgttggagagagagaaagagatggAGAGAACCAAAGAGATGGAGCGTCTCAGGATGGAAAGAGAGCAGTTTGAAATGGAAAGGGAAGAAGATTCCCACTTTAACTTTTGTCACTTTAACGGCATCTCGAGTTTAAAGGAAAGAAACAAAGATTTCCAACACAAGGAGAACCTTTACTGCAGCTCCCCACCAAGGCCTCGGGCTTCCTCACATAGCCTCAACCACAACCAAGGACCGCCATCGGCTTTCTACCCAGTGAGCACCTCCGCTCAGCTGGATCTGCATCAGGGATACACAACAAGGAGCTACACACCTACAGAG CCATATTCTTCAGCCGGGCAGCAGGAAACCACTAAACTCAACAGGAAATACAGCCTGACCGAGAG AGATTATGTGAGTTGGCGGTGGGAGTccccactagagggcagcactCAGCACCCACCCCCCCAGGAGGGGCGCTGGGGCCGTGATGACCACAGCAGGTTCTCCTCCGCTCCTTTGTCGCTGCGAGGCCGAGCCATGTCTGAAAACGACCTCTGCTTCGACAGCAGCCACCGCTGGTCGCCCTCTGTCTCCATGACAACCAGCCAGACCCTGAGCGAGGTGGAGGAAGGAGACGCACCGGGAAGCGCCgaaaaaagcaagaaaaagaCCCCTCCCCCGCCAAGACCGCCGCCGCCCAACTGGGAGCAGTTCCACCGCCGACGAGCGTCCCACCACACGCTGTTTACATCCTGTGCTCCTCAGCCCCTCCCCCCAGTCCCTCCCTTTGTCCCTTCCCCAGACTCCTCCTCCAGGCAGAGGTCCTACAGCCTCCCCCCGGAGAGACCGGAGGCGTCCGATGGGTGTCCACGATGCACCTGCAACCAATCATCCCGGGACGCCGCCTTTAATCACGCCTCATCCAATCAGAACCAGCCTATGGAATCCTTCACCGTTGCCCCACCCAGTCCCATGTTCTCCAGGAGGGCTTTCAGGCCAGTGGCTCCGCCTCCAAGACACCCAGAGTCTGACTTTCCTTTTCTGCCTCCACCTCCTCCGCCTGTGGAGAACAATGTGAACAG TTTACCTCACGGACCAACGCTAAGGCCTGCAGCCCAGTGGGACGGAGCCCCGCCTCCAAGGGGTGGAGTCTGCTGTGTCTTCACTCCTCCCTTCAGTCATAGTGATGAACCACCGCAGACCCTTGAACCAGGGACCGAGTCCGAGGCAACCCTGAGCCCGAGCCCCGCCCACAGCCTGGATGCCGAGCTCAACGTTCCCATGGAAACGGACATCGACGACTtccaggaggaggagcttcCAGCGGGTGAGGCAGCGATAAGCAGTGAGCTGCCGTGCTTCGCTTTGCCCGTCACCGTCTTAGAGACGGACATCGACTCGCTCCCGGAGCCGGAGGGCGAGGGGGCGGCCGAGAGCGGGTCGGTGGAGAAGGAGCTCGAGGAGAACCGGAGCCAAGTCCTGAGCCTGGAGGAGGAGCTCTTCCCTCAGAGCGGAGAGGGTGAGTCGGGCACGGAGAGCTGGGGAGGAGCCCCAGAGACCCTGGAGAACAACACGGACAGCCTGGACAG GCGTTCCGTGAGCTCCAGCTGCTCGTCCTATTACAGCACGTCCACCGCCAAAGCTCAGATTCTCTCACAGATGAAAGACGTCACCGACAACACGGAGCACGGCGAGCGCGACGAGCTGTCCTACAAG AAACAGCTGATGGAGAGTCTGCGTAAGAAGCTCAGCGTGTTGAGGGAGGCTCAGAGAGGCCTGCAGGAGGACATCAGAGCCAACTGCATGCTGGGAGaggag ATTGAgaacatggtggtgtctgtGTGCAAACCCAACGAGGTGGATAAGTTCCGGATGTTCATTGGAGACCTGGACAAGGTGGTGAGTCTGCTGCTGTCTCTGTCTGGGAGGCTGCTGAGGGTGGAGACCTCACTGGAGAACCTGGACTCTGAAGCTGACCTCCAGGAGAGG cgCCCTCTGCAGGAGAAGAAGCGTCAGCTGATGAGGCAGCTCTCTGAGGCCCAGGACCTGAAGGAGCACGTGGACCGTAGAGAGCAGGCGGTCAGCAGAGTGCTGGGCAGCTGTCTGACCACGGACCAGCACCGGGACTACAG CCACTTTGTGAAGATGAAGGCGGCTCTGCTGGTGGAGCAGAAACAGCTGGAGGACAAGATCCGCCTGGGGGAGGAGCAGCTACGAGGGCTGAGGGAGAGCCTGGGACTGGGACTTGGCCTGGGAGTGGGAATGCTGATGGGATACGGACACTATTAG